Genomic window (Tardiphaga sp. vice304):
CCCGGCGCGCAGACGCCGGCCCTCGACAGACGTCAGGATACCAACTCGCTGTTCGCGCTGTGGTCGGTGCCGATCGGCGAACGGCTCACCGTCTCGCTGGGCGGCCGGGTCGACGATGTGGTGGATGTCGCCCGCTTCGAGACCTGGCGCGCGACCGCGGCCTATGCGATCCGCGAGACCGGCACCAAATTCCACGCCAGCGCCGGCACCGGCGCCAAGGCGCCGACCCTGTTCCAGCTTTACGACCGGCAGTATGGCAACACGTCGCTGACGCCAGAAACCAGCTTCGGCTATGACGCCGGCATCGACCAGAGCCTGCTCGGCGGCCGGGTGGTTCTCTCCGTTACCGGCTTCGCCAACGACCTCAACAATCTGATCAACTTTGTCAGCGACGCCTCGCGGCCGAACGGTTACTATGTCAACGTCGCGCGCGCCGAAACCAGCGGGCTGGAGGTCGGCGCCGATGTCATCCTGTTGCCCGGCCTGATGAAGTTCAACGCCGCCTACACCTATCTTCACGCCACGGACCTATCCACCGGCGCAGTGCTGGCGCGGCGGCCGAAGAATTTCGCGCGCTTCGCACTGACTATCACGCCAACGGACAAATGGATGATCGAGCCGCGCGTCACCACCGTGTCGAAGCGCTTTTCCAGCGCCAACCAGGTCGGCCAGGTCGATGCCTATACCCGCGTCGACCTCTACAGCGAGTACCGGCTCGACGCGAACTGGAAGGTGTTTTCCCGCGGCGAGAACCTGCTCAACGAACGCTATCAGGAAGTGCTGAACTTCGGCACCACGGGTCCCGCCGCCTATGCCGGGCTCAACGCCACATGGTGACGTCGATTTCTCCGCAGCGCCGGACTTTTGTTACCATCGCCCTCCTCGGGCTCGTCGTGCTGCTGGCGCTGGGCTCGCTCGGCACCGGCCCCGTAAAAATGTCGCCGCTCACCGTGCTCGACGCGCTGTTCGGTGGCGGCAGCGACGTGCAGCAGACCATCGTGCGCGAGATCCGCCTGCCCCGCGCCATTCTGGCCCTCGCTATCGGCGCCATTCTCGGCCTGTCCGGTGCGGCGCTGCAGGGACTGCTGCGCAATCCGCTGGCGTCGCCGTCTTTGTTCGGCGCGCCGCAATCGGCCGCCTTCGGCGCGGTGTTGATGATCGCGCTGGGCTTGGCCGATGTACGCTCCTGGGCGCTGCCGGTCGCCGGCATCACGATGGCCTTTGTCTCGGTATTCGTGCTGCTCGGCATCGCCGGCCGCAGCGCAGGACTACTGTTGCTGATCCTTGCCGGCCTCGCGATCTCCAGCCTTGCAGGTGCGGCGACCGCGCTGGTGATGAACCTGTCGTCGAATCCGTTTGCCGCGCTGGAGATTGCATTCTGGCTGCTCGGCTCGCTGGAGGACCGCAGCTTTCGCCACGTCGAACTGGCGCTGCCTTTCATAGTGGCCGGCGGCATCCTGCTGATGACCCAGCGCAGCGCGTTCCGCGCGCTCAGCCTGGGCGAAGAAACCGCGCAGAGCCTCGGCGTCGATGTCGGCCGTCTCAGGCTGCTGGTGATCGCCGGCGTTGCGCTCGGCGTCGGCGGCGCCGTCGCGGTCGCCGGCACGATCGGCTTCATCGGCCTGGTCGCGCCGCATCTGATGCGTCCCCTGATCGGCCACGATCCCGGCCGGCTGCTGGTGCCCAGCGCGCTGGCGGGTGCGGCGTTGCTGCTCGCCGCCGACATCGCGGTACGGATCATTCCTTCCACTACTGATATCAAGGTCGGCGTGCTGACCTCGATCATCGGCGTGCCGTTCTTCCTCTATCTGATCCTGCGTGAACGCCGCGCGCTCGGCGGAGGCGTCGCATGACCGCGCTGCTCACCGCCCGGAACCTCGGCGTTACCTTGTCCGGCCGCGCCATCCTGCGTGACGTATCGCTGGCGCTGCAGCCGAAACACCTCGTCGCGCTGATCGGCCCCAACGGCGCCGGCAAGACCACACTGCTGCGCGCGCTCGCCGGCCTGCAGCCTTCGACCGGTGCAATCCATGTCGCCGGCGACGATCTCGCCAAACTCTCGCTGCGCGAGCGCGCCAAGCGCTTCGGCTATCTGCCGCAGGGCCACGTCGTGCATTGGCCGCTGGAGGTGAAGGACGTCGTGGCGCTCGGCCGCTATCCGCACGGCGCCACCAATCCGGCGCGGCTGTCGCCAGCCGATGAGGCTGCCGTGCAACGCGCGATGCGGGCCACCGACGTCACCGGCTTCGCCGCGCGCCGCGTCACCGAACTGTCCGGCGGCGAGCGCAGCCGCGTCGCGCTGGCGCGGGTGCTGGCGGTGGAGGCGCCGATCGTGCTGGCCGACGAGCCGACCGCCTCGCTCGATCCGCGCTACCAACTCGACGTCATGAAAAATCTTCGCGATGTCGCCGACGGCGGCGTGCTGGTCATCGTGGTGACGCACGACCTCGGCCTTGCCGCGCGCTTTGCCGATACGGTGCTGGTGATGTCGCAAGGCCGCCTTGTCGCGGATGGCGCGCCGGCGCAGGCGTTGTCGGACGAGGTGATGGCCGACGTGTTCCGCGTCGTCGCGTTTCGCGCCGACTATCGGAACGAGACCGTCATCCTGCCTTGGGCGGGAGTCTGAGCGATGCCGCTAGTCGTGCGTGGACAGAGCATCCGCCAGACGCCCCAGCGCGGCATCATTGGCCGGCAGGCCGAAGCGCAGATGGTCGCTGGCCCAGTCGAACTTGCGGACCCAGACGCGCTGTCGGGCGAGCTGGACATGCAGGTACCTGGCATCCGGATGGCGGACGAAGCGAAACAGCGAGGTGCCGCCGATCACCTTGCCGCCGGCCTGCGTCAGGATGAAATCGAGCCGGGTCGCGTGCTCGATGAGTTGCGCGCGCATGTGCTCACCCCATGCGTCGTCGCCGAGCGCGCGCGCGCCGACCTGCAGGGCCGGGCCGGACACCGCCCACGCCCCCAGCACTGCGGCGATGCGCTTGATCGTCTCGGGCGCGGCGATGGCGAAGCCGAGCCGCAGGCCCCCGAGACCATAGAACTTTCCGAACGAGCGCAGGATGACCACCGGGAGCTTTTCGCACAGAACCGCCGCGCCGATAGCCGGATCGACGTCGGCAAAGGCCTCGTCGACCAGCAGCCAGCCGCCGCGCTGATGCAGTTTTGCGGCAACGGCGGCGAGCGTCGCATGGTCCGCGATGCGGCCGTCGGGATTGTTGGGATTGACGATCACGACATGCACGGCCTCGTCGGGCAGTGCGGCGAGGTCGGAGATCGCGATCACCTCGTGGCCGGCGTTCTGCCATGCCGGCGCGTGCTCATTATAGGTCGGGCCGACGATGGCAACCGGCCCGTTGGCGGCGAGATGCGGCAGCCACTGGATCAGCGCCTGGGTGCCGGGTGCGGCGACCAGATCGACACCGTCCGGCACGCGATAGGCGTGTCGCGCGGCAGCGAGCAGCGCCTGACCGTCGGCCTGCGACGGCAGCCGGCGCCAGGCCGCGTCGGCGATGTCGCCGAACGGATAGGCCCAGGGGTTGATTCCGGTCGACAAGTCGAGCCAGTCTGCGGCTTCGCCGCCATAGCGCGCCATTGCTTCGGTGAGATCGCCGCCATGATTCATGGCCGCTTCATGCCATTATCGAAACGAAAGTGCGAGAGCCTGATCGCCGCTTTGTGGATGATGCTGGCGGGCACGGCGCATGCCGCCGAGCTGCCGCACCTCGCCTCGATCAACCTGTGCACCGACCAGTTGCTGATGACGCTGGCCGACCCCGGACAGATTCTGGGCCTCAGCCCCTATGCCCGCGACGCCGCGCGTTCCTGGGATGCCGAGAAGGCCGCGCAGTTTCCCAAACTGTCCGGCGAGGCCGAGGACGTGCTGGTGTTGAAGCCCGACATCGTCGTCGCCGGCCGCTACACCAAGCGAGCGACGCGCGAGCTGCTGAAGGAGAAAGGCCTGCGGGTCGTGGAATTCGACGTGCCGCGCTCGATGGAGGACGTGAAGAAGCAGATCGTACGGATGGGCGACATCGCCGGCCATCCCGACCGCGCCGCGGCCGAAGTGGCGAAGCTGGAGGCCGCCATCGCGCGCACGCGTGCGGTTGCAGCGCGCAAGGCGTTTCGCGTGCTGGCGCTGTCGCGGCGCGGCTGGGTGTCGGGTAGCGACAGTCTGACGGGCGCACTGCTCGGCGCCGTCGGGCTGAGCAGCGCGGCAAAGGAGATGGGCCTGCGCACCGGCGGCTTCGCCTCGCTAGAGGCGATCGTCAGCCTCAGGCCGGACTATCTGCTGCTCTCGGAAGACAGCAGCTTTGCCGAGGACGAAGGCCGCGCCCTGCTGCTGCATCCGGCGCTGGAGCGTTTTTATCCCGCCTCGAAGCGGCTGGTGATTCCCGAGAAACTGATCAACTGCGGCGGGCCGATGATCGCCGAGGCGCTCGACCGGCTGGCGGCCGAACTCGCGCGCGTGGAGCGCTGAGATGCTGATCACCGAACACGCACTGTGGATCACCGTCGTCGCCATCCTGTTCGATGCCGCGATCGGCGATCCCGACTGGCTCTGGCGACGCCTGCCGCATCCCGTGGCGTGGATCGGCCAGGCCATCGACGTCCTGGAACGCACGCTTAATGTCGCGGAATGGTCGGCTCGCGACCGCAAGATCGCCGGCGTCGGCGCCGTGCTGTGGCTGGTGATCGGCGCGGCGATCGCCGGCCTGCTGATCGAACTGGTGCTGCCGGACCACTGGATCGGTATCCTGATCGAAGGCTTTCTCGCCTCGGTGCTGCTGGCGCAGCGCAGCCTGTACCAGCACGTTGCCCGCGTCCGCGACGCCTTTGCCGAAGGGGGGCTGGCGGCGGCACGCCAAGCGGTATCGATGATCGTCGGCCGCGATCCCGCCCGGCTCGACGAGGCCGGCGTGGCGCGCGCCGCGATCGAGTCAACGGCGGAGAATTTCTCAGACGGCATCGCCGCGCCGATCTTCTGGCTGGCGGTGTTCGGCCTGCCCGGCCTGATCGCCTACAAGGCAATCAACACCGCGGATTCGATGATCGGCCATCGCAGCGAACGCTATGAGCAGTTCGGCTGGGCGGCGGCGCGGCTCGACGATCTCGTCAATATCATTCCGGCGCGGCTGTCCGGCCTGCTGTTCGTCGTCGTCGCGCCGCTGGTCGGCGGCACGATGGCGCATTCGAAGATGATCATGTTCCGCGATGCGCCAAAGCATCGCTCGCCCAATGCCGGCTGGCCGGAAAGTGCGATGGCCGGCGCGCTCGGCATCGCGCTCGCCGGCCCGCGTCACTATGCCGAGGGACCCGTCAACGACCCCTTCCTCAACGCGGAAGGACGCGCGGCCACGCCGGCCGATATCAACCGTGCGCTGAAACTGTTCGTCGCCGCCTGCGCGATGCAGGCCGCGATCTACGCCGCGCTGGCGCTGGTGCTCTGACGGCTGCGGGCGATCTTCAGGATCGCGTCAATATCGAGATTCGTTTCCAGATGATCGGCCAGCGCATCGAGCGCGGATTCGATCTGGGTGTTGTAAGCCAATGCCGAGGCGATGCCGAGATGGGCCAGCCACGCGCGGCGAAACGCGTCGCCGGTGAACAGCCCGTGCACATAGGTGCCCTGGACGCGGCCATTCGCCGACATCGCGCCATCGGGCCGACCATCGATGGTCAGCAGCGGCCGCGCGCAGTCGGCGCCTTCGCTGCGACCGAGATGAATCTCGTAGCCCTCGATCGCGGCACCCGTCGCGACATGGGTGCCGGACACCAGCGTGGTCGACTTGTCCGAACTCATCAGGGTCGTCATGTCGAGCAGTCCAAGTCCGTCGACCATTCCTGCCGCGCCATCGACGCCGTCGGGATCGGCGATCACGCGGCCCAGCATCTGGTAGCCGCCGCACAGGCCGAGCACATGGCCGCCGCGCCGGACATGCGCCGCAATATCGATGTCCCAGCCCTGCGCGCGCAAGTAAGCGAGGTCGCCGATAGTGGATTTGCTGCCCGGCAGGATCACCACGTCGGCATTACCCGGGATCGGCTCGCCCGGCCGCACGAAGACGAGCTTGACGTCGGGCTCCATGCCGAGCGGATCGAGATCGTCGAAATTGGCGATCCGCGCCAGCACCGGTACCGCGATAATGCGCGTCGCCGTGGAGACGTGGGTGCGGTCGAGATCGACGGCGTCCTCGGCCGGCAACCATGCCGCCTGCGTCAGCCATGGCACCACACCGAGCGACGGCCAGCCGGTCAGCCGCGTGATCGCGCTGAGCCCACTATCGAACAAGCGAGGATCGCCGCGAAATTTGTTGATGATGAAGCCGTGGATCCGTGCGCGCTCTTCCGGCTGCAGCACCAGATGCGTACCAGCAAGGCTGGCGATGACGCCACCGCGGTCGATATCGCCGGCGAGCAGCACCGGCACGTTGGCGGCTTCGGCAAAGCCCATATTGGCGATATCGCCGGCGCGCAGATTGATCTCCGCCGGCGATCCGGCGCCCTCGACCAGCACGATGTCGGCCTCGCGGGCGAGACGCGCAAAGCTCTCCAGCACTGCCGGCAGCAAGGCCGCTTTCTTCTCGAGATAATTCTTCGCCCGCAGCGTGCCCCAGCGTTTTCCCTGCACGATGATCTGCGCGCCGGTGTCGGTCTCCGGCTTCAGCAGCACCGGGTTCATGTGCACGCTCGGCGGCATCCGCGCGGCGCGCGCCTGCACCGCCTGCGCGCGGCCGATCTCGCCGCCATCGACGGCGACCGCCGCGTTGTTCGACATGTTCTGCGGCTTGAACGGCGCGACCTTCAGCCCGCGCCGCACCAGCGCCCGCGCCAATCCTGCGACCAGCGTCGACTTGCCGGCGTTGGAGCCGGTGGCCTGGATCATGACGGCAGGGGTGGGGTTGGATGTCATAGCGTCTTCGTGTCCAACCGCCCCAAACTGTCATTTCGGGGCGCGAGCGGCGCCAGCCGGGCGCGAACCCGGAATCCCGAGTTGTTCAGCGCGCCCCATTTCGAGGTTCCGGGTTCGCTCGCCAGCGACGGTGTCGCTGTGGAGCGCCCCGGAATGACGGTGAGGGGCTGCATCAAAACTCCACGCCCTTCTGGCCCTTCACGCCGGCACGGAACGGGTGCTTGATGAGCGTCATTTCGGTGACCAGATCCGCCATCTCGATCAGCTCCGGCTTGGCGTTGCGGCCGGTGATGACGACGTGCTTGTCGGCCGGCTTCTCGTCGCGCAGGAAGGTCAGCACCTCCTGCAAATCGAGATAGTCGTAGCGCAGCACGATGTTGAGCTCATCGAGCAGCACCATGTTGTGGCGATCGTCGCGGATCAGTTCCTTGGCGCGCTCCCAGCCCTTGGTCGCGGCGGCGATGTCGCGCTCGCGGTCTTGGGTCTCCCAGGTAAAGCCTTCGCCCATGATGTGCAGCGTCACCAGTTCGGGAAATCTGGCCAAGAGCCGCGCCTCGCCGGTGTCCCAGGCCGGCGACTTGGTGAACTGCACCACCGCCACCGGCATGTCGTGACCGATATGACGGAACACCATGCCGAGCGCGGCGGAGGTCTTTCCCTTGCCGGTGCCGGTGTGGACGATCAAGAGGCCCTTCTCGCCGATCTTGCCGGCCATGATCTTGTCGCGCGCGGCCTTGTGCTTGGCCGCCTTGAGCTTGTGCTTCGCATTCTCTTGGTCGTCGTGGGCATCGTCGGTCATGCGATTTCCTTGTGCGTCAGTTCGGCGAGCAGATCGGCGGCACGGTTGGAGCGCGGCGTCCACATTCCGCGGCGGATCGCCTCGGTGAAGCGCGCGGCCGTCTCGCGCAACGCCTCCGGGTTGGCGTCTTGCATGAAGTCGCGGACGTCGTCGTTCTCCAGATAGGCGGAAAACAACTGGTCGAAATGGTGGTTGGCAACCGCATCGGTAGAGGCGGCAAAGCCGAACAGGTAGTCCACCGTGGCGGCGATCTCGAACGCGCCCTTGTAGCCGTGCCGCATCACGCCGGCGATCCATTTCGGATTGGCGGCGCGGCCGCGTACCACGCGGGAAATTTCGTGAGACAGCGGCCGCGCGACCGGCGCCTCCGGGCGCGAGGTGTCGATATGGCTGACCCGCGGCGCCGATCCGCGCAGGGTCTGCACGGTGGCGGCAAGCCCTCCGATGAACTGGTAGTAGTCGTCAGAATCCAGAATATCGTGCTCGCGATTGTCCTGCGTCTGGGCGACAAGATCGATCCCCTTGAGCTGTTCGGCGAATTCGCCGCGCGCGGCCTCGCCCTCAGTGCCGCTGCCATAGGCATAGCCGCCCCAGTCGAGATAGACCTCGGCGAGATCGCCGCGCTTTTCCCAGCCGCCCTCGTCCATCAGCGCCTGCAGTCCCGCGCCATAGGCGCCGGGCTTGGAGCCGAACACCCGCCGCGTCGCCTGCTCGCGTGCGATGTCGGCGCTGGCACCGCCGGCCTGCAGCGCGAGCGCACGGGTGCGAACGTTGGCCGCGATCGGATTGGCCTCGTCAGGTTCGTTCAGCAGCGCGATCGCCGCGACCGCCGAGCCAATGATGTCCATCTGCGTCGGGAACGCATCGCGGAACAGGCCGGACACGCGAAACGTGACATCGACGCGCGGGCGCTTCAGCTCCGACAGCGGCGTGATAGCAAAACCGGT
Coding sequences:
- the cobO gene encoding cob(I)yrinic acid a,c-diamide adenosyltransferase; translated protein: MTDDAHDDQENAKHKLKAAKHKAARDKIMAGKIGEKGLLIVHTGTGKGKTSAALGMVFRHIGHDMPVAVVQFTKSPAWDTGEARLLARFPELVTLHIMGEGFTWETQDRERDIAAATKGWERAKELIRDDRHNMVLLDELNIVLRYDYLDLQEVLTFLRDEKPADKHVVITGRNAKPELIEMADLVTEMTLIKHPFRAGVKGQKGVEF
- a CDS encoding ABC transporter substrate-binding protein is translated as MPLSKRKCESLIAALWMMLAGTAHAAELPHLASINLCTDQLLMTLADPGQILGLSPYARDAARSWDAEKAAQFPKLSGEAEDVLVLKPDIVVAGRYTKRATRELLKEKGLRVVEFDVPRSMEDVKKQIVRMGDIAGHPDRAAAEVAKLEAAIARTRAVAARKAFRVLALSRRGWVSGSDSLTGALLGAVGLSSAAKEMGLRTGGFASLEAIVSLRPDYLLLSEDSSFAEDEGRALLLHPALERFYPASKRLVIPEKLINCGGPMIAEALDRLAAELARVER
- a CDS encoding FecCD family ABC transporter permease; amino-acid sequence: MVTSISPQRRTFVTIALLGLVVLLALGSLGTGPVKMSPLTVLDALFGGGSDVQQTIVREIRLPRAILALAIGAILGLSGAALQGLLRNPLASPSLFGAPQSAAFGAVLMIALGLADVRSWALPVAGITMAFVSVFVLLGIAGRSAGLLLLILAGLAISSLAGAATALVMNLSSNPFAALEIAFWLLGSLEDRSFRHVELALPFIVAGGILLMTQRSAFRALSLGEETAQSLGVDVGRLRLLVIAGVALGVGGAVAVAGTIGFIGLVAPHLMRPLIGHDPGRLLVPSALAGAALLLAADIAVRIIPSTTDIKVGVLTSIIGVPFFLYLILRERRALGGGVA
- a CDS encoding ABC transporter ATP-binding protein — translated: MTALLTARNLGVTLSGRAILRDVSLALQPKHLVALIGPNGAGKTTLLRALAGLQPSTGAIHVAGDDLAKLSLRERAKRFGYLPQGHVVHWPLEVKDVVALGRYPHGATNPARLSPADEAAVQRAMRATDVTGFAARRVTELSGGERSRVALARVLAVEAPIVLADEPTASLDPRYQLDVMKNLRDVADGGVLVIVVTHDLGLAARFADTVLVMSQGRLVADGAPAQALSDEVMADVFRVVAFRADYRNETVILPWAGV
- the cbiB gene encoding adenosylcobinamide-phosphate synthase CbiB, which translates into the protein MLITEHALWITVVAILFDAAIGDPDWLWRRLPHPVAWIGQAIDVLERTLNVAEWSARDRKIAGVGAVLWLVIGAAIAGLLIELVLPDHWIGILIEGFLASVLLAQRSLYQHVARVRDAFAEGGLAAARQAVSMIVGRDPARLDEAGVARAAIESTAENFSDGIAAPIFWLAVFGLPGLIAYKAINTADSMIGHRSERYEQFGWAAARLDDLVNIIPARLSGLLFVVVAPLVGGTMAHSKMIMFRDAPKHRSPNAGWPESAMAGALGIALAGPRHYAEGPVNDPFLNAEGRAATPADINRALKLFVAACAMQAAIYAALALVL
- a CDS encoding cobyric acid synthase; this translates as MTSNPTPAVMIQATGSNAGKSTLVAGLARALVRRGLKVAPFKPQNMSNNAAVAVDGGEIGRAQAVQARAARMPPSVHMNPVLLKPETDTGAQIIVQGKRWGTLRAKNYLEKKAALLPAVLESFARLAREADIVLVEGAGSPAEINLRAGDIANMGFAEAANVPVLLAGDIDRGGVIASLAGTHLVLQPEERARIHGFIINKFRGDPRLFDSGLSAITRLTGWPSLGVVPWLTQAAWLPAEDAVDLDRTHVSTATRIIAVPVLARIANFDDLDPLGMEPDVKLVFVRPGEPIPGNADVVILPGSKSTIGDLAYLRAQGWDIDIAAHVRRGGHVLGLCGGYQMLGRVIADPDGVDGAAGMVDGLGLLDMTTLMSSDKSTTLVSGTHVATGAAIEGYEIHLGRSEGADCARPLLTIDGRPDGAMSANGRVQGTYVHGLFTGDAFRRAWLAHLGIASALAYNTQIESALDALADHLETNLDIDAILKIARSRQSTSASAA
- the cobD gene encoding threonine-phosphate decarboxylase CobD; the protein is MNHGGDLTEAMARYGGEAADWLDLSTGINPWAYPFGDIADAAWRRLPSQADGQALLAAARHAYRVPDGVDLVAAPGTQALIQWLPHLAANGPVAIVGPTYNEHAPAWQNAGHEVIAISDLAALPDEAVHVVIVNPNNPDGRIADHATLAAVAAKLHQRGGWLLVDEAFADVDPAIGAAVLCEKLPVVILRSFGKFYGLGGLRLGFAIAAPETIKRIAAVLGAWAVSGPALQVGARALGDDAWGEHMRAQLIEHATRLDFILTQAGGKVIGGTSLFRFVRHPDARYLHVQLARQRVWVRKFDWASDHLRFGLPANDAALGRLADALSTHD